The following coding sequences lie in one Bacteroidota bacterium genomic window:
- a CDS encoding DUF58 domain-containing protein: protein MIPRALFRKIRRIEVRTKGLVHDVFGGEYHSAFKGRGIEFAEVRPYQLGDDIRTIDWNVSARTGETHVKVYEEEREQTLILAVDVSGSGDFGSVGRAKREIAAEVCAVLGFSALQNSDKVGLLLFSDRVERFIPPKKGRQHVLRLVRDLFVHEPQARGTDLRPALDHLLHALRRRAIVLLLSDFLLKADLHEPTSRALRTVSKKHDFVAVHLRDPREGALPNVGLLTLTDAETGRPVTIDTRSRRARERFAAQAADRQARIAETLRRARIDTVEVATDADYVEPLVAFFRRRNRER from the coding sequence GTGATCCCCCGTGCGCTCTTTCGGAAGATCCGCCGCATCGAGGTGCGGACGAAGGGGCTCGTGCACGACGTGTTTGGCGGGGAGTACCACTCCGCGTTCAAGGGCCGCGGCATCGAGTTCGCCGAGGTGCGGCCCTACCAACTCGGCGACGACATCCGCACCATCGACTGGAACGTGTCCGCGCGGACGGGCGAGACGCACGTGAAGGTCTACGAGGAGGAGCGCGAGCAGACGCTCATCCTGGCCGTCGACGTGTCCGGCTCGGGCGACTTCGGCTCGGTCGGCCGCGCCAAGCGCGAGATCGCCGCCGAGGTGTGCGCGGTGCTCGGCTTCTCGGCGCTCCAGAACAGCGACAAGGTTGGCCTGCTGCTCTTCTCCGACCGCGTCGAGCGGTTCATCCCGCCGAAGAAGGGCCGCCAGCACGTGCTCCGGCTCGTGCGCGACCTCTTCGTCCACGAGCCGCAGGCGCGCGGCACCGACCTCCGCCCGGCGCTCGACCACCTGCTGCACGCGCTCCGCCGCCGCGCCATCGTCCTGCTGCTGAGCGACTTCTTGCTGAAGGCCGACCTCCACGAACCGACGAGCCGCGCCCTGCGAACCGTAAGCAAGAAGCACGACTTCGTGGCGGTCCACCTCCGCGACCCGCGCGAGGGCGCGCTGCCCAACGTGGGCCTGCTGACGCTTACCGACGCCGAGACAGGTCGCCCCGTCACCATCGACACGCGGAGCCGCCGCGCCCGCGAACGCTTCGCCGCGCAGGCCGCCGATCGTCAGGCGCGCATTGCCGAGACGCTGCGCCGTGCTCGCATCGACACGGTCGAGGTGGCGACCGACGCGGACTATGTGGAACCGCTCGTGGCTTTCTTCCGGCGCAGAAATCGGGAGCGATGA
- the purQ gene encoding phosphoribosylformylglycinamidine synthase subunit PurQ: protein MTASVAVLVFPGSNCDHDAYHAAKHLFGQDARFVWHKEESVGDADLVIVPGGFSYGDYLRSGAIARFSPVMKDVVRFAGDGGLVLGVCNGFQVLCEAGLLPGALMRNASLRFVCKDVHLRVENAQTPFTNTLNEGDVLMIPVAHGDGNYVADDATLDMLEREGRVVFRYGTPDGQLTPEANPNGSARNIAGIVNAAGNVLGMMPHPERHCDPLLGRADGRPLFESALRHLGVEVAAV from the coding sequence ATGACCGCCTCCGTCGCCGTCCTCGTCTTCCCCGGGTCCAACTGCGACCACGACGCCTACCACGCCGCGAAGCACCTCTTCGGCCAGGACGCCCGCTTCGTCTGGCACAAAGAGGAGTCCGTGGGCGATGCCGACCTCGTGATCGTGCCCGGCGGGTTCTCCTATGGCGACTACCTCCGCTCAGGTGCCATCGCGCGCTTCAGCCCGGTCATGAAAGATGTGGTGCGCTTCGCGGGCGACGGCGGCCTCGTGCTCGGCGTGTGCAACGGTTTCCAGGTGCTCTGCGAGGCCGGCCTGCTACCGGGCGCGCTGATGCGCAACGCCTCGCTGCGGTTCGTCTGCAAGGACGTCCACCTCCGCGTCGAGAATGCCCAGACGCCGTTCACGAACACGCTCAACGAAGGCGACGTGCTGATGATTCCCGTGGCGCATGGCGATGGCAACTACGTCGCCGACGACGCCACGCTCGACATGCTGGAGCGCGAGGGCCGCGTCGTCTTTCGCTACGGCACGCCCGACGGCCAGCTCACGCCGGAGGCCAACCCGAACGGGTCCGCGCGCAACATCGCGGGCATCGTCAACGCGGCGGGCAACGTGCTCGGGATGATGCCCCACCCCGAGCGCCACTGCGACCCGCTGCTCGGTCGCGCCGACGGCCGCCCGCTCTTCGAGAGCGCCCTCCGCCACCTCGGCGTGGAGGTAGCGGCCGTCTAG
- a CDS encoding T9SS type A sorting domain-containing protein, producing MSISRRGLLACFLLVLCAYVPAASAGEIVRTGAQLPSLLGAAPADLVAYAYRAGQWTPIPVQVDEREWLDIVVSFAGRDFSGCTDPECTAGIGIVEVLEYADPDTYVGADSNPAFDEDDELVFMARFAGDPTPADRHPAGVVMRTRTAVAAGDGAVYLYVASGSANPSAGVDLVDYQFALTAGAFPDAYDFEAIEGGNNGQPTGSDLGANPERSTIETATYRTVFADRWIQDELYVKSGFGLGPDLLDRAQVRFAPGVCDRTEWTASAGAGTVVANIDGPVRAIRVVRGFNSGPLTTRTHYFYETDIVSVTDLRVHPVPSLMDLLDYAPTLAGATYDNAENIALPIDAGPDGDVEGARDVGVPFWEVVNAPGRSVTTALQVTTDWDDLVTLTSYYAEGNAVQACTGDAVDRGTSGLYVQQGIEETDPRRSGFWTVAGLRRTRFAAAATSRAEAEAFAPGAFAYTTTSSYYGPTPTRRLDGRSSAGGGVALPTDLPEPPPPPLPSPVEEEGADLAIAYDGTMAVVTNLGPETATGAVATFEGTRGPVTFRLPTLGVGGSVSQRVAPTDGCVRVQAGRQADPDTANNEACDGEDLPPPQPGDGGADLQIIYDGRTAVVTNLGPDASTGGEAGYQSRRGPVSLGLPPLAPGQQVSQRVTDAVDGCVQVTPGNQNDPDSANNEACESGRATASSAALPDVPMLEAAYPNPFSTATTLRYAIPTNGPVQLVVLDALGREVARLADGRQQAGWHVARVDARSLPSGVYIVRLVTEQSAETRRVVLLK from the coding sequence ATGTCTATCTCCCGGAGAGGCCTTCTGGCCTGCTTCCTGCTCGTCTTGTGCGCCTACGTGCCGGCGGCGAGCGCGGGCGAAATCGTCCGCACCGGCGCCCAACTCCCGTCCCTCCTCGGCGCAGCGCCCGCCGACCTCGTCGCCTACGCCTACCGCGCGGGGCAATGGACCCCCATCCCCGTACAGGTCGACGAGCGCGAGTGGCTCGACATCGTCGTGTCGTTTGCCGGTCGCGACTTTTCGGGCTGCACCGATCCTGAGTGCACCGCTGGCATCGGCATCGTCGAGGTGCTCGAATATGCCGACCCGGACACCTACGTCGGCGCCGACTCGAACCCGGCCTTCGACGAGGACGACGAACTCGTCTTCATGGCGCGCTTCGCAGGCGACCCCACCCCCGCTGACCGGCATCCGGCTGGCGTCGTGATGCGTACGCGGACCGCCGTGGCCGCCGGCGACGGGGCCGTCTACCTCTACGTGGCGAGCGGCAGCGCCAACCCGTCGGCTGGCGTCGATCTCGTGGACTACCAGTTTGCGCTCACGGCCGGAGCGTTTCCCGATGCCTATGACTTCGAAGCCATCGAGGGCGGCAACAACGGCCAGCCCACCGGCTCTGACCTCGGTGCAAACCCCGAGCGCTCGACCATCGAGACGGCGACCTACCGCACCGTGTTTGCGGACCGCTGGATCCAGGACGAGCTGTACGTCAAGTCTGGGTTTGGCCTCGGGCCGGACCTGCTCGACCGTGCGCAGGTTCGCTTCGCGCCCGGCGTCTGCGACCGTACCGAGTGGACGGCCTCGGCTGGTGCTGGCACGGTCGTGGCCAACATCGACGGGCCCGTACGCGCTATCCGCGTGGTCCGCGGCTTCAACTCGGGGCCGCTCACCACGCGCACGCACTATTTCTACGAGACGGACATCGTCAGCGTCACCGACCTCCGCGTGCACCCTGTGCCGTCGCTGATGGACCTGCTTGACTACGCGCCGACGCTCGCCGGCGCGACCTACGACAACGCCGAGAACATCGCGCTGCCGATCGACGCCGGCCCGGACGGTGACGTCGAGGGCGCGCGGGATGTCGGCGTGCCGTTCTGGGAGGTCGTCAACGCCCCAGGGCGCTCGGTCACAACGGCGCTCCAGGTGACGACCGACTGGGACGACCTCGTCACGCTCACGTCCTACTATGCCGAGGGCAACGCCGTCCAAGCCTGCACGGGTGACGCGGTTGACCGCGGCACGAGCGGCCTCTACGTGCAGCAGGGGATCGAGGAGACGGACCCACGCCGCAGCGGCTTCTGGACCGTCGCGGGGCTGCGTCGCACGCGCTTCGCCGCCGCGGCGACGAGCCGCGCCGAGGCCGAGGCGTTTGCGCCCGGCGCGTTCGCCTACACGACCACGTCCTCGTACTACGGGCCCACCCCGACGCGTCGCCTCGATGGGCGGTCTTCGGCCGGCGGCGGTGTAGCACTGCCCACGGATCTTCCCGAGCCGCCCCCGCCGCCCCTGCCATCGCCCGTTGAGGAGGAGGGGGCCGACCTCGCCATCGCCTACGACGGCACGATGGCCGTGGTGACTAACCTCGGCCCAGAGACGGCGACCGGGGCCGTGGCCACCTTCGAAGGGACGCGGGGCCCCGTCACCTTCCGCTTGCCAACGCTCGGCGTCGGTGGGTCGGTATCCCAACGCGTGGCCCCGACCGACGGCTGCGTGCGCGTCCAGGCAGGCAGGCAGGCGGATCCCGACACCGCCAACAACGAGGCGTGCGATGGCGAGGACCTCCCACCTCCGCAACCGGGCGACGGGGGCGCCGATCTGCAGATCATCTACGATGGCCGAACGGCTGTGGTGACCAACCTCGGCCCCGATGCGTCCACGGGGGGCGAGGCGGGATACCAGAGCCGTCGCGGTCCCGTCTCGCTGGGGCTCCCGCCGCTGGCCCCCGGCCAACAGGTGAGCCAGCGCGTCACGGATGCCGTCGATGGGTGCGTGCAGGTGACGCCGGGCAACCAGAACGATCCCGACTCGGCAAACAACGAGGCCTGTGAGAGCGGTCGGGCGACGGCGTCCAGTGCAGCGCTCCCAGACGTGCCGATGCTGGAAGCGGCCTACCCCAACCCGTTCAGCACCGCGACGACCCTCCGTTACGCGATCCCGACCAACGGCCCGGTGCAACTCGTGGTTCTCGACGCGCTCGGCCGGGAGGTCGCACGCCTCGCCGACGGGCGGCAGCAGGCCGGGTGGCACGTCGCCCGCGTCGATGCGCGCAGCTTGCCGAGCGGGGTCTACATCGTGCGCCTCGTCACCGAGCAGAGCGCCGAGACACGGCGGGTCGTCCTGCTGAAGTAG
- a CDS encoding AAA family ATPase yields the protein MSDLFAAAADARLRANAPLADRMRPRTLAEFVGQAHILAEGTLLRRAIEADRLTSVIFFGPPGTGKTTLARIIANTTARHFATLNAVLAGVRDIRAEIEAAQERLRLHGQRTILFVDEVHRFNKAQQDALLPHVENGTVTFIGATTENPYFEVNKALVSRSRVFELRTLTQDALRIIAEQALSDTERGYGSRHVAIDADALDHLVDTANGDARSLLGAFELAVETTPAAEGVIRIDLAVAEESIQKRAVLYDKDGDAHYDAISAFIKSMRGSDPDAALYWMARMLYAGEDPRFLFRRMVIFAAEDVGLADPQAIQVAVACQQAYDFVGMPEGRFHLGQCCLYLSTAPKSNSAFAFFTALAHVEKEQSGEIPNHLKDAKRDKAGLGHGVGYQYPHAFRDHYVAEQYLPGGMQGTFFYDPSEQGYEARVKERLATQRERDAEESIEKRVRRYVDEG from the coding sequence ATGTCCGACCTCTTCGCCGCCGCCGCCGACGCCCGCCTGCGTGCCAACGCGCCGCTCGCCGACCGCATGCGGCCCCGCACGCTCGCCGAGTTCGTCGGGCAGGCGCATATCCTCGCCGAGGGCACGCTCTTGCGCCGCGCCATCGAAGCCGACCGGCTCACGTCGGTGATCTTCTTCGGGCCGCCGGGTACGGGCAAGACCACGCTAGCCCGCATCATCGCAAACACGACCGCGCGGCACTTCGCCACGCTCAACGCCGTGCTCGCGGGCGTGCGCGACATCCGCGCCGAGATCGAGGCCGCGCAGGAGCGGCTGCGCCTCCACGGCCAGCGCACCATCCTCTTCGTCGACGAGGTGCATCGCTTCAACAAGGCGCAGCAGGACGCGCTGCTCCCGCACGTCGAGAATGGCACCGTGACATTCATCGGCGCGACGACGGAGAACCCCTACTTTGAGGTCAACAAGGCGCTCGTCTCGCGCAGCCGCGTCTTCGAGTTGCGCACGCTCACGCAGGACGCCCTCCGCATCATCGCTGAGCAAGCCCTCAGTGACACCGAGCGCGGCTATGGCTCACGGCATGTCGCCATCGACGCCGACGCCCTGGACCACCTCGTCGACACGGCCAACGGCGACGCGCGTAGCCTCCTCGGGGCCTTCGAACTCGCCGTGGAGACGACGCCCGCTGCGGAGGGCGTCATCCGCATCGACCTCGCCGTGGCGGAGGAGTCGATTCAGAAGCGCGCGGTGCTCTACGACAAGGACGGCGACGCGCACTACGACGCCATCTCGGCGTTCATCAAGTCGATGCGCGGCTCCGACCCGGATGCGGCGCTCTACTGGATGGCGCGCATGCTCTACGCCGGCGAGGACCCCCGCTTCCTCTTCCGGCGCATGGTCATCTTCGCTGCCGAAGACGTAGGGCTAGCTGATCCGCAAGCCATCCAAGTCGCCGTCGCGTGCCAGCAGGCCTATGACTTCGTGGGGATGCCCGAGGGCCGCTTCCACCTCGGCCAGTGCTGCCTCTACCTCTCCACCGCACCCAAGTCGAACAGCGCCTTCGCCTTTTTCACGGCGCTCGCCCATGTCGAGAAGGAGCAGAGCGGTGAGATCCCGAACCACCTCAAGGACGCGAAGCGCGACAAAGCGGGGCTGGGCCACGGTGTCGGCTATCAGTACCCGCACGCCTTCCGCGACCACTACGTCGCCGAGCAGTACCTCCCGGGCGGCATGCAGGGGACGTTCTTCTACGACCCGTCCGAGCAGGGCTACGAGGCCCGCGTCAAGGAACGCCTCGCCACCCAGCGCGAGCGCGACGCGGAGGAGTCGATCGAGAAACGCGTCCGCCGCTACGTGGACGAGGGCTAG
- a CDS encoding YdeI/OmpD-associated family protein codes for MSDFHFFAGPVLREDDAMGMHYVPVPEPIAAALLAVGHRRVEGTLEERPFTRALHGPADDARLRFGKGFLRECGLAWGATAHLDVRSVADPNAVALPEELVAALAEDKEAATRFATFTPGKQRSLAHYVTSAKRTETRERRAYELARKIRTHTLHGDR; via the coding sequence ATGTCTGACTTCCACTTCTTCGCGGGTCCTGTCCTTCGCGAGGACGATGCGATGGGTATGCACTACGTCCCCGTCCCCGAGCCCATCGCGGCAGCCTTGCTTGCGGTGGGTCATCGGCGCGTGGAGGGTACCCTCGAAGAGCGTCCGTTCACTCGCGCACTCCACGGCCCAGCGGACGATGCCCGACTCCGCTTTGGCAAGGGCTTCCTGCGCGAGTGCGGCCTTGCGTGGGGCGCAACGGCACACCTCGATGTGCGCTCTGTCGCCGATCCCAACGCGGTCGCGCTCCCTGAAGAGTTGGTTGCTGCACTCGCGGAGGACAAGGAGGCAGCTACACGCTTTGCGACGTTCACGCCGGGCAAACAGCGGTCACTGGCTCACTACGTCACGAGCGCCAAGCGCACGGAAACCCGCGAGCGCCGCGCCTACGAACTCGCACGCAAGATCCGGACGCACACGCTCCATGGTGACCGCTAG